The nucleotide window ggagcctgtttcagattctgtgtctccttctctctctgcccctcccccactcatgctcgctcgcgctctctcgctctctctctgccaaaattaaacattaaaaaaaaatttttttttaaagacaaaaacctaaaatatgtTACTGACTTAAGTAAAACTTGAACATAAGAACATCATAATACAGGATTTTTGTATAACCTCAGTTGTCTGgcttgaatactttttttttttttaatctgagtgtaactgacatacaatattgtgtTTCAGGTTTACGTCTTggtgatttgatatttttgtgCATCATGAAACAATCTTCATGataagtctagttatcatctgtcCTGCAAAGTTAtgacagtattattaactattcCCTGTGCCGTACATCAcatccctgtgatttatttatttatttttatatgtttattttgagaaagagtgtgggcgggggggagtagagggagagagaaaatcctaagcaggctccacactgtcagtggagagcctgacgtggggtttgatctcatgaactttgagatcctaacctgagccgaaatcaagagtcagatgcctaaccaactgagccacctgattGCTCTGATTCGTGTATTTTATAAcgggaagtttgtacctcttaatcccctttgcctGTTTCATTTGCTCCCACATGATCCCTGCTCTGGTGTCCAGCAGTTTGTTTCCTGTCTTTGagtttttctgtgttgtttgttCATGTTATATTTTAGATTGTACCtattagtgaaatcatacagtatttggcTTTGTCTGagattttacttagcataatattctctaggttaatccatgttgtcacaaagggcaagatttcactcctttttatgttTGAGTGATATTTCATcatgtgtatatatcttttttttttttttttgtatatatcttctttatccgtttatccatttatttttcattgatcacttaggttatttccgtatcttggttattgtaaataatgctgcagtgaagtTGAGGGTGCACATctcttcaaattggtgtttttgttttctttggacaaatacccagaagtaaaattgctggattgtatggtagttgtatttttaatttcttgaggaacctccatactgtgttttatagtggctgtactaatttacattccaccaatagtgcaagtGTTCGCCTTTGTCCACACTTTTGCTAACAcgtgttattttttgtcttttccattaaTAGTCACTtttactggtgtgaggtgatatctcatgttttgtttgcatttccttgataattagtgatgttgagcattttctcatgtgcctgttggctatctgtatatctttggaaaaatacctattcaagtcctctacccattttttatttgggatttttagaaatattaagttgtttactaaccccttatcagaagtatgatttgcaaatatcttcttccatacagtaggttgccttttcattttgctgatgctttccttcattgtgcaaaagTTTTTCCATTCGAtggaatttcatttattttagcttttgttgcccGTTGACCTGAAATACTTTTATGATTTAAGGGCATTAAATTTCACTATAGATTCTCATGTAAATAGTCTGGTTTTTGttcattaattatcttttttGAACTATGGCATTTCATATATATTCCTTTGCAAATGTTGTAATTATTATAATACATGGTTAAGTGTTACTTCAgataaaccaaaataataattattggtCCATGTCTAAGCAAGAGCTACCCttcatttttctcagttctttccATCAAATCCCTCATTCCTTCTGtcagaaaaacacatatttgttgTCACACACCCACTTGAAACCAGGGTACTTTGGCCAGTAACAATTACTGTCTGAGGATCAAGGAGTAAAGACATGGGTACTGCATGTCCACAAGGTACCACATTCTTAGACAACTTTGTTTCTGTTCAGCAACAACAGATGGAGTCTAGCTGTTCTTTGTTTAGAACCTGTAAGAGAAAAGTTAATGGCCAACTGAGTACTCTAGTGTTAGTTCTTGGCCAATCATGTATACCTTATTGGTTGTATGATGTTTAAAGTTTCATggctgtgatttttcttcttagaaatattttcagtaattGGAAGGGTCTTTGAGTCCAGTAACTTGattcattttaagtgtttatatgATGTATCTTATTCTTAGAATTTGTAAAATTCTCAAAGCAttcagattttataaaatttctaaaaatggtgCACAAGAGCTGTGTAGGTTAGAAATGTCAAATCTGTTTGATGTTGAATTATACAATGGCTCTTTTCTTTGACATGACTTTAATAAGTTTGAAtaatgagaaagaattttaatatttgaaatgagcATTTATTACACTAGAATTTTCAAAGCATGAAAAGGAGAAGTAGAGCATTTGTACTTTTTAGCAGTTTTAATTttggggcgcttggatggctcagttgagcttctgacttcagctcaagtcacgatctcatggtttgtgggtttgagtcctgtgttgggctctgtgctgacagctcagagcctgaagcctgcttcatattctgtgtctccctctctctctgccccttccccacttggcacgtgcacactcactctcaaaagcgttaaaaatttttttaattgttttatttttaataaaacagacaGAGAATTCACAGTTAAATATGAAGATAAGTGGCATGGAAAGAAAATCAAGTGgaaaaagagattcttttttgGCACAAACAAAGGATGcgaaagaaaatatgaaaccaCCAGGCCAAGTAtgtttttccaaaatttatttaatagaacTTTTAGACTATATGGTAGCTTGAGAATGTATAACTTCTAATTGGAAGAAAAAGCTACTAAAGGCTAAATAAAAGGATTAAAGAAGAATTAGAGAGTTTGGTCTAAAAGAACTTAGGATAGCATGGAAATCTAGAAACTTTGGGAGATGATTCATTCTTCCTGAGGTTTAAGTCTGTTTAATATGTAGCATCCATTAAGTATAGTTAATTCAGGCACCTATCCATTAAGTATGGTTAATCCGTTAAGTTCCTTGAAATGGAATCAACTATAGGTATGAATAATTATAGAATAGGTAGCATCAGAGACTGTTTTAGAACTTCTGgtaaaagagaacacagaggTAAGACATCTAAATCTAAAACTCATAATCTTAACTAGTTGCCAGTCAACTGATCTTCAGACAATAATTGTCTCTTCCGTGACTTCCAATAAGGATATTCTGGAGTCTTGAAACCATGGCCTTTGGCAAAATGAAAGAATGTTATGTTTTAAGGAATGACTCCAATACAGTCAGGTAGCAACTATGATATAGAATGAAAACAATTGCattgaaaaatagtaaaagtaacAGTAGCAGTGTTCTTGGTCTGTAGTGCATATTTTTTTGGCAACTTTTACTTGACTAGTTTATGCTTCAGCTTGAGAGCTGGTGATACACTCTCTTGCCAAAccatttgattttcatatgttgtcCTGAAAACCATATTTGCCTGTGCTTTGTTGGTAActtgcctactttttaaaaaggtgtaataatttttactttccGAATTTTTTTTAGAGGTAGAATGAAAGCGAGCGACATTGTACTAATTATTAACCAAGGATATCATATAGATTTGAATTTCAAACTTCTTAGTCATTATTGAAGACCTTTTCTAGAGGGCTAGAAGAGAGATTGGTacgtttgcttttttaaaatttgcagttGAAATTAGAGTCGCCTTCTCCAAAAACAAAGAGTGAAATGcctttggaagaagaaaaggctGTCGACTTTGTGTTTATACCTTCcgaaggaaaagaagcaaaggaaagaatactAACTGAACATCAGAAAGAAGTACTCAAAACAAAGAGGTTTGTAGTCCTTTTATCTTGAATTAGATATTCTGTATTCACATTTAGATGTCGTGCAGCAATTATAACTTTCTGCTTAGAACTGAGGTACTGTatgtaaaatctgtattttaatgcCAGAAAATATGTGCCATACATGGTTGCATTTCATAATGCATATGGTAACTTAGTTATGTACCAAATATTTCTGAATTCAGAGGTGAATCATTAATGGAGGTATTGTTGGAGGAGAGGATAGGGAAGATGATTTCATGGAAAATAAGCATCTAAGCCTTGATTTTATATTGTTCTTAAAAGACAATTAGATGTACAGTTTTAAGTTTAATTTCTAATTGTAGAAATGTCGCATTTTGAAGTTACTTATGTAAGATCTTTTTTAGGTGCGATATTCCTGCCATGTATAATAACCTGGATGTTTCACAGGATACTTTGTTTTCTCAGTATACTCCTGAAGAGTCTTTGTAAGTATGGAAGATGTTGAAGTAActggttttctaatttttaattaaaagtaatttatgggcagctgggtggctcagttaattgtctgactctgattttggctcaggtcatgatctcacagctcgttgttttgagccccacatcgagctctgagctgacaccagggatcctgcttgggattctgtctctccctgactctctgcctctcccctactctctttctctctctctaaaaagaataaataaaatttttaaaaacagtattttaatttgcacatttttatttcaggGAAGTTCCTACTTTAACtgaaaaatcaaaggaagatTCCAAGGTGATATTTAAGGTATATTTGGTATTTCATATTTTAGGGTTTTTAGAATTGCCATTCCATTATGAAGTCTTGTGTATTAATTTTAAGATGTATTGCATAATCTCTTAACTCTTATTGGCAGACTTTGGCAGAATTGTAGTCATTGTATTTGTGGGtatttgtgtgtttaaaataaatatatttggcttttttaaatatttataattagaaaCACAAATTAACGGGTGGCTACCACCACCTTtggaatatttgcaaaatattgaAAGTCAAGTGTTACCTTTTGAGTTACTGAAGTTTTATACTAAGATATCCTCACAAAGTCAGACTTATTTGCAGACtaatctatatatgtgtgtgcttttctgtGCAGGAGGAACAAATGGAGAGTGACATTGTCATTCCTCAAGATGTCACAGAAAACTGTGGTATGGATGAACATCCTGAAAAGGGTTCCCTTTCAAATAATGAGAGTGGTTCTATTGAAGAAACCAGCGCAGACATACTGAGCAGTAATAATGATGCCAGAAAGAAAGCTTTAATTTCATCAACGAAAACACCAACTGAATATGCATCTAGTGCAGAAAATACTTTTGGTGTCAACAGTAGCTCAGTTTCTAATGTCATCATTTCTGGAACTCCCCCACAGCCTACAAGTCGGAGGCAAACTTTTATTACTTTGGAGAAGTTTGATGGTTCAGAAAATAGACCTTTTAGTCCATCTCCCTTAAATAATATGTCATCAACTGTTACAGTGAAAAATAACCAGGAAAACATGAGTAAAACAGATATtccatcaaaaacaaagaaaagagaaatagctCTTGTAAAATCTGACTCTGAAAAAATAGTGCATGGAATTAAGAGATCAAGCCGAAAGTCGAGTAAAGGTGAACAAACTGGGAATAAAAGGTCTAAGCTCTTAATGAGATCTGAGCAGGAGAAAAATACTCAGGAATCTGTTGATGGAATGGTAGCCTTAGAAAATAACCAACCTGGTTTGCTTAATCAGACAGAATGTATGTTAGATAATAACCATACTCATCTCTCTGAATCTGCAATGGAGTATGAGGATACGGTGCTTAAACCAACAATAGAAAATGCAGTGTTATTAGAAAACAGTACTGTAGAAGACAAAACATTAGGAATTAATTTAGAATCCAAAGAAAATACACCCCCAACTGTAACACCAGCAGATCAAATAGTAGATGACGATAGTACTGTTCAGATAACTCCAAGCCAAAAAACCCTTAGACGATCGTCAAGGCGACGTTCAGAAATAGCAGAGCCCACCACTGAcagccaagagaaagaaaataatcaaaaaaaagagagacgtaaagaagaagaaaaacctcTTCAGAAGAGCCCATTGCAGGTAAAAGATGACTTGTTACTTAAGCAAAAACTGATTTCTGAACAAACTGTGCAGGAAAATGTAGAGAAAGGAACTAACTTACATGAGAAGACTTTTGGGGAAACCAGCACTAATGCTGAAATtgatgaaagtaaaagaaagctaGACCTTGAGAATATTAAATCTGAGGGCGACGGTGCTCAGGACATTGCAGAAAAGTCCTCTGAAAAACCAGTAAGTGGACGAACACGGTATCAAACAAGAAGAGCATCCCAAGGTTTACTATCCAGCATTGAAAACTCAGAATCTGATAGTTCTGAGGCAAAAGAAGAAGGTTCTAAAAAGAAGagatctggaaaatggaaaaacaaaagcagcgATAGTGTTGACATTGAAGATCAAGAAGAGAAAGTGGTAAAACAAGAATGTATAAACATTGAAAACCAGACACTTGATTGTAAAGCAAATTCTGACGTAGACCGAGACATAAAGTCTCAGATTTGTGAACAAAAAGATGAGAGTAGTGTAACTCTTGAAGATTCTACAGTATCTTCAGATTTATTGCAGGTTTCTGATGATGTATCAAATACTTACGagggaaaaatcaaaaccaacaaGTGTGcagaatattctttttcaaaCCCATCAGTGCCAGAATCAAATCTCAGGACTAGAAATGCCAGTAAGAGATTACAAAAACGAGATTCTGTAGAAAATAACAGTGTGGGAGAATCTTCAAAAATAGGGACATCAgacatttctttgctttctgaaaaATCTTCTCAAACACTTGAATGCCAACATAAGAGAAGTAGGAGGGTAAGGCGATCTAAAAGTTGTGAGTGCTGTGGAGAAAAATCACAACCTCAGGAAAAGTCACTCATTGGGTTAAAGAATATGGAAAATTACGATGTAAAGGTCActgaaacaaaaaagacagacatgCAAACAGCTGTACCTGTATCAGAAACTTCTAAAGTTAATCTGTACTCGGAGGTAAAACTTTCAGATGAGCATCATGCTGTGAATTTTCATTTGGGTCTCAAGGAGGAGAATGATACTGTTAATGATTCGTTAGTCATATCTGAGACTGAGTTCAAAGAAGATAATGTCCAAAACCTTCTTCCTTCCGAAGTAGTGAATTTTGAACAAGAAACTTGTGATACGAATTCTGCAGAAGCAACATCTCTTGAGAGCCAAGGGCCGtccaataaaaaatgtaaaactgttgGCCCATCTTTAGATGATTCCAGAGATAATTCACTGGAATATTCTACTTTGGAGATTAACAAAGAAAAGCCAGAGGCTGTCCTGGAGAAGGAACTAACAATAGAGAACATTGCCAGTGTTGAAACAAATGCATGTGAAGCTGAAGCAATATTTAATCCAGAAGTAGTAGAAGCTGTTGAATTGGATACAGAAAGTGatcaatctgaagcaggcttatCTGAACAAAAGGATGCCAAAACTGTTGTTTTTGAAGAAGAGGTAATGGAGATAAACAGTGAAAGATGTGATAACTCTGAAGCAGAGGCAGCTGAAGAACCGAATGCCGAAGAAACAGTAACTAAAGAATTTAATTCTGGTATTGGTTATTCTGATGATACCACACCTATAAAAGTGAGTGCTCAGGCAGAGATACCTGAACAAACAGCACTTGGGGAATTAGATGAAGGAAGTGATGAATCTAGTCCAAACTCATCTGAAGAAATGAAtgctaaaatggaaaattatgaagAGACAGTGATTAGTGAGGTAAATGCTGAAGCTGACCAAGTCAGTGAAACAGAGGATGGGGACTTGACGACTAAAATATCTACTAAGCTTGTACAGGCCAATACAAAGACATTGACTATGGGAATCGACAGCTTTGTTTTCAACACCCTTGAGATGAGTATTGAAGAAGGAAAGGTGGACTCTAATAAAACTGAAGCAAATATTGAACTTAGTAAGTCTGAAGAAACAACATTAGATGACAATCAAATGGTAGAAGGGAATGATGAAATTTTACAAGAAATTCACCATACTTCAGAGAAAGTGGAGGAAACCTCACAGTCTCTGACATCTGAAACAGCCATCTCCGAACTAATAACAGAAGACAATAATGCATCTCCTCAAAAATTAAGGGAACTTGATCCTTTACTTCTATCAGCAAATGGCAGTCCTAGTGGCATGCAGACACGCTGTGTCTGGTCTCCTTTGGCTTCTCCATCCACCAGCATTTTAAAGAGAGGATTAAAAAGACCACATGAAGATGAGATATCGTCACCTGTTCACAAGGTAGGGGAATTGAGGTTGAATATTAATTAGCCCATATTTACTTTGAGTATTTTGGTCATACAGTGACACCTGTTGAATGACAGACTATTAGGCCacttatttttgaatgtttaccaAGGTGACTAGGGAAAAgggcaggcagaaggaaaagtgtTGATAAAAGTGGACTTAGATCTGTCTTTACTTGAGGACACTGAAGATTTTCAGCCATGTACATTTTTCACCTTTTGCAGAATTGGTGAggatttctcataatttttttgtttgttttgttcataacATGAGGAAGCATTTAGAAATGGTGGTAAAACAGCTTTAGTTAGCATTTACTGTGTGGTAGGACATTGTATGGTCTGTTTCACATTGAAGTGTTTATATAAACTCATTTCCAGACCTTACAACGAAAAAGTCTCAGGCTGTGCCTTTATCAATTTCTGGATGGGattgcatttctaattttatttccccATCTTCACTAAAGTCACTCCTTTAGTTTGTGAAAATCGATTATCTGTGTATCTGATTTAGCTCCTGACCCTATAACTTACACATAGTTTGTtgattgaataaattaaaaaaggaaaagttacaCATGCTTACATAGCTGAGCTTGTCCTCTGCTTAGCAAAGGAGTTCTGAAAAGGTATGATGTGAGCattctttaactttaaaattgaATCTGCCATTTACTGCagaatatgtgtgtttatatatacaaacatgCTTTATAGACCTAAGATATACTTAATTTTGCCTTTAGCAAGGACATTGTGAAGACTTCTCAAATACACCAAAAATTCTTACACTGACAGTtcggttttttggttttgttttgctttgcttttattttgaggctgtgtgtgtgtgtgtgtgtgtgtgtgtgtgtgtgtgtgtgtgtgtgtgtgtgtgttttgtaagtATCTTAAGTTTAATTAAGTTGTCCATAGAAGTCTTTGAAAAGTATGAAGATAGAATGCTTTTTCttcagtataatttatttttcttctgtatatatattttagattggTGATAAAAGTTAACTAGTTATGTTTTGCTTGATAGTAcctcatatttaatttttatgtaggcAATAGTAAGACATTGTAGTTTCCTATAGCAAATACATACAGAATCTGCCCATTCTTgggcatacatatatatatatatgtatgtgtatgtatatatatatatatatatatatatatatatatgtatatatgtatgaggATTTCTCAtgatagtttttttgttttgctcataACGTGAggaagctatatatatatagttaatggCATAAATGCTCTATTGTGTATTTATATCAaatagctgaatgaatgaacacatcaTAAGAGTTTAGTAGAAGCTAAAATGACTTCATGCTGggactaagaaagacaaaaattgccACTCAGTTGCTGTGGTTCTGGTATCCTCAAAGAGTTTAGAACAGAGGTTAGTAAGACACACCAGAGCCCAGTTAGTACCATTTCTACctctttaccttattttttttaagttactgtaGTAAGCCTACAAAGTAAGTAGAATTTGATGATACAATTTCAACTGCTGCATACAATTTCATTGTTTCTGCCACTGTCCCTGTTTCAGTCTTTGTTGGTATATATTATGTAGAGACTATTTAGAACATGGATGATTGGAATGATCTGTGGTATTAAGTAATATCTATGAAAGCAGCCATTAGGAAGAACTACAGCAATGTGCAGTTGGCTTCTACTGAAGTAAATTAAGCTTCTAAACCCACATTCTATTTCAGGGAGGCCTGATAATGAGAATTTAtggtgtgaattttttttaactttaattatgttaaataaaaacatgacctGTGTTTTCAGGTTCGCCGTGTCTCCTTTGCAGATCCAATATACCAAGCAGGATTGGCAGATGACATTGATAGGCGATGCTCTATCGTTAGATCCCATTCTTCAAATAATTCTCCCACAGTAAAAAGTGTTAAAACTTCACTTACACAATCTAAGGTAAGCTGTAGGCTTtgaaatatgcatatatgtattcaGGCATAGAAATGAGTTAAGTataatttgtcttaaaaatagtaaagaaCAAAATTTCTTTGGTTTGGATGTATTGTTTTGTCTGTGACATGGTAAGCAAACACGAAGAATGGGAAGAGACAGTAAGACAGCAAGTAATTGATTAGGTAATAGTtgattacattttttcattttctcaaaattttaggaaattacTGCAATCtaagtaataaaattataaaattagagtTTCTAGGGTTCtgagtgagttttttttttctcttctttcttctgtctagCATAATGCCACTTCAACCAAAGGATTTCTGTCCTCAGGATCACGTAGCCCTAAATTTAAGAGCTCAAAGAAGTGTTTAGTAAGAAGTGCTTTAGTTTTCatgcaactttatttt belongs to Panthera tigris isolate Pti1 chromosome C1, P.tigris_Pti1_mat1.1, whole genome shotgun sequence and includes:
- the RIF1 gene encoding telomere-associated protein RIF1 isoform X1, giving the protein MTAPGASPLAPLLETLEDPSAPLGEQTDAYLTLTSRMTGEDGKEVIMEIERKLSRLFRVLKIHISSQNSDLSSAALQALGFCLYNPKITSGLSDTDIEELLLKLNDSVKSSDKNVRTRALWVISKQTFSTEIIGKVVSTIIDSLEIVFNRGELHSAVVDYEALNVIIRLIEQAPVQMGEESIRWAKLVIPLVVHSAQKVHLRGATALEMGMPLLLQKQQEIASITEQLMTTKLLSELQKLFMSKNETYVLKLWPLFVKLLGKTLHRSGSFINSLLQLEELGFRSGAPMIKKIAFIAWKSLIDNFALNPEILCSAKRLKLLMQPLSSIHVRTETLALTKLEVWWYLLMRLGPHLPANFEQVCVPLIQSTISIDSNALPQGSSSRVATSPGLNPMTPIHKGASPYGTPVTPRMNLSSNFGGMATIPSIQLLGLEMLLHFLLGPEVLSFAKQNKLVLSLEPLEHPLISSSSFFSKHASTLITAVHDSFVAVGKDASEAVVNAIWKELISLMKSIIESGNKKERPGSEVLTLLLKSLESIVKSEVFPVSKTLVLMEITIKGLPQKVLGSPAYQVANMDILNGTPALFLIQLIFNNNLLEYGVEDERFFLNLETLVGCVLSGPTSPLAFSDSVLNVINQNAKLLENKEHLWRMWSIIVTPLTELINQTNEVNQGDALEHNFSAIYGALTLPINHIFSVQKFPVATMKTLLRTWSELYRAFARCAALVATAEENLCCEELSSKILSSLEDAGFSNLLLLDRIIHIITVMVDCIDFSPYNIKYQPKVKSPQRPSDWSKKKKEPLGKLASLFKLTVKVIYSFHTLSFKEVHSDTLLTVGNSVTSILSKVLGRISLPSMIRKIFATLSRPLALFYENSKLDEVPKVYSCMSNKLEKLLGEIISCLHFSYTGTYDSELLEQISPLLCIIFLHKNKQIRKQSAQFWNATFAKVTMLTYPEELKPILRQAKQKFLLLLPGLENVEFMEESSGPYSDGTENSQLNMKISGMERKSSGKRDSFLAQTKDAKENMKPPGQLKLESPSPKTKSEMPLEEEKAVDFVFIPSEGKEAKERILTEHQKEVLKTKRCDIPAMYNNLDVSQDTLFSQYTPEESLEVPTLTEKSKEDSKVIFKEEQMESDIVIPQDVTENCGMDEHPEKGSLSNNESGSIEETSADILSSNNDARKKALISSTKTPTEYASSAENTFGVNSSSVSNVIISGTPPQPTSRRQTFITLEKFDGSENRPFSPSPLNNMSSTVTVKNNQENMSKTDIPSKTKKREIALVKSDSEKIVHGIKRSSRKSSKGEQTGNKRSKLLMRSEQEKNTQESVDGMVALENNQPGLLNQTECMLDNNHTHLSESAMEYEDTVLKPTIENAVLLENSTVEDKTLGINLESKENTPPTVTPADQIVDDDSTVQITPSQKTLRRSSRRRSEIAEPTTDSQEKENNQKKERRKEEEKPLQKSPLQVKDDLLLKQKLISEQTVQENVEKGTNLHEKTFGETSTNAEIDESKRKLDLENIKSEGDGAQDIAEKSSEKPVSGRTRYQTRRASQGLLSSIENSESDSSEAKEEGSKKKRSGKWKNKSSDSVDIEDQEEKVVKQECINIENQTLDCKANSDVDRDIKSQICEQKDESSVTLEDSTVSSDLLQVSDDVSNTYEGKIKTNKCAEYSFSNPSVPESNLRTRNASKRLQKRDSVENNSVGESSKIGTSDISLLSEKSSQTLECQHKRSRRVRRSKSCECCGEKSQPQEKSLIGLKNMENYDVKVTETKKTDMQTAVPVSETSKVNLYSEVKLSDEHHAVNFHLGLKEENDTVNDSLVISETEFKEDNVQNLLPSEVVNFEQETCDTNSAEATSLESQGPSNKKCKTVGPSLDDSRDNSLEYSTLEINKEKPEAVLEKELTIENIASVETNACEAEAIFNPEVVEAVELDTESDQSEAGLSEQKDAKTVVFEEEVMEINSERCDNSEAEAAEEPNAEETVTKEFNSGIGYSDDTTPIKVSAQAEIPEQTALGELDEGSDESSPNSSEEMNAKMENYEETVISEVNAEADQVSETEDGDLTTKISTKLVQANTKTLTMGIDSFVFNTLEMSIEEGKVDSNKTEANIELSKSEETTLDDNQMVEGNDEILQEIHHTSEKVEETSQSLTSETAISELITEDNNASPQKLRELDPLLLSANGSPSGMQTRCVWSPLASPSTSILKRGLKRPHEDEISSPVHKVRRVSFADPIYQAGLADDIDRRCSIVRSHSSNNSPTVKSVKTSLTQSKHNATSTKGFLSSGSRSPKFKSSKKCLITEMAKEPVPCPAESVYPALVNCVAPVDIILPQITSNIWARGLGQLIRAKNIKTIGDLSTLTASEIKTLPIRSPKVSNVKKALRVYHEQQVKSRGLEEIPVFDISEKTINGIQTKSLPSDEERLASDLIDPVALETSLPKNLMAQISALAVQLDSEDLHNYSGSQLFEMHEKLGSMANSIIKNLQSRWRSPAHENSI
- the RIF1 gene encoding telomere-associated protein RIF1 isoform X4, which encodes MSYSAVGCEFIVCESTIHTTLHRSGSFINSLLQLEELGFRSGAPMIKKIAFIAWKSLIDNFALNPEILCSAKRLKLLMQPLSSIHVRTETLALTKLEVWWYLLMRLGPHLPANFEQVCVPLIQSTISIDSNALPQGSSSRVATSPGLNPMTPIHKGASPYGTPVTPRMNLSSNFGGMATIPSIQLLGLEMLLHFLLGPEVLSFAKQNKLVLSLEPLEHPLISSSSFFSKHASTLITAVHDSFVAVGKDASEAVVNAIWKELISLMKSIIESGNKKERPGSEVLTLLLKSLESIVKSEVFPVSKTLVLMEITIKGLPQKVLGSPAYQVANMDILNGTPALFLIQLIFNNNLLEYGVEDERFFLNLETLVGCVLSGPTSPLAFSDSVLNVINQNAKLLENKEHLWRMWSIIVTPLTELINQTNEVNQGDALEHNFSAIYGALTLPINHIFSVQKFPVATMKTLLRTWSELYRAFARCAALVATAEENLCCEELSSKILSSLEDAGFSNLLLLDRIIHIITVMVDCIDFSPYNIKYQPKVKSPQRPSDWSKKKKEPLGKLASLFKLTVKVIYSFHTLSFKEVHSDTLLTVGNSVTSILSKVLGRISLPSMIRKIFATLSRPLALFYENSKLDEVPKVYSCMSNKLEKLLGEIISCLHFSYTGTYDSELLEQISPLLCIIFLHKNKQIRKQSAQFWNATFAKVTMLTYPEELKPILRQAKQKFLLLLPGLENVEFMEESSGPYSDGTENSQLNMKISGMERKSSGKRDSFLAQTKDAKENMKPPGQLKLESPSPKTKSEMPLEEEKAVDFVFIPSEGKEAKERILTEHQKEVLKTKRCDIPAMYNNLDVSQDTLFSQYTPEESLEVPTLTEKSKEDSKVIFKEEQMESDIVIPQDVTENCGMDEHPEKGSLSNNESGSIEETSADILSSNNDARKKALISSTKTPTEYASSAENTFGVNSSSVSNVIISGTPPQPTSRRQTFITLEKFDGSENRPFSPSPLNNMSSTVTVKNNQENMSKTDIPSKTKKREIALVKSDSEKIVHGIKRSSRKSSKGEQTGNKRSKLLMRSEQEKNTQESVDGMVALENNQPGLLNQTECMLDNNHTHLSESAMEYEDTVLKPTIENAVLLENSTVEDKTLGINLESKENTPPTVTPADQIVDDDSTVQITPSQKTLRRSSRRRSEIAEPTTDSQEKENNQKKERRKEEEKPLQKSPLQVKDDLLLKQKLISEQTVQENVEKGTNLHEKTFGETSTNAEIDESKRKLDLENIKSEGDGAQDIAEKSSEKPVSGRTRYQTRRASQGLLSSIENSESDSSEAKEEGSKKKRSGKWKNKSSDSVDIEDQEEKVVKQECINIENQTLDCKANSDVDRDIKSQICEQKDESSVTLEDSTVSSDLLQVSDDVSNTYEGKIKTNKCAEYSFSNPSVPESNLRTRNASKRLQKRDSVENNSVGESSKIGTSDISLLSEKSSQTLECQHKRSRRVRRSKSCECCGEKSQPQEKSLIGLKNMENYDVKVTETKKTDMQTAVPVSETSKVNLYSEVKLSDEHHAVNFHLGLKEENDTVNDSLVISETEFKEDNVQNLLPSEVVNFEQETCDTNSAEATSLESQGPSNKKCKTVGPSLDDSRDNSLEYSTLEINKEKPEAVLEKELTIENIASVETNACEAEAIFNPEVVEAVELDTESDQSEAGLSEQKDAKTVVFEEEVMEINSERCDNSEAEAAEEPNAEETVTKEFNSGIGYSDDTTPIKVSAQAEIPEQTALGELDEGSDESSPNSSEEMNAKMENYEETVISEVNAEADQVSETEDGDLTTKISTKLVQANTKTLTMGIDSFVFNTLEMSIEEGKVDSNKTEANIELSKSEETTLDDNQMVEGNDEILQEIHHTSEKVEETSQSLTSETAISELITEDNNASPQKLRELDPLLLSANGSPSGMQTRCVWSPLASPSTSILKRGLKRPHEDEISSPVHKVRRVSFADPIYQAGLADDIDRRCSIVRSHSSNNSPTVKSVKTSLTQSKHNATSTKGFLSSGSRSPKFKSSKKCLITEMAKEPVPCPAESVYPALVNCVAPVDIILPQITSNIWARGLGQLIRAKNIKTIGDLSTLTASEIKTLPIRSPKVSNVKKALRVYHEQQVKSRGLEEIPVFDISEKTINGIQTKSLPSDEERLASDLIDPVALETSLPKNLMAQISALAVQLDSEDLHNYSGSQLFEMHEKLGSMANSIIKNLQSRWRSPAHENSI